The Mercurialis annua linkage group LG2, ddMerAnnu1.2, whole genome shotgun sequence genome contains a region encoding:
- the LOC126669169 gene encoding mitochondrial-processing peptidase subunit alpha-like — MYRAASSRLTSLKGRTISSSPKRFASASAVGAVQSSSSGGIFGWLFGDKSKTLPLEFPLPGVELPSTLPDYVAPGETKITTLSNGIKIASETSANPAASIGLYVNSGSIYESPASFGATHLLERMAFKSTRNRSHLRIVREVEAIGGIVQASASREQMGYTFDALKTYVPEMVELLVDSVRNPVFLDWEVNEQLQKVKEDIAEASKNPQGLLLEAIHSAGFSGPLANPLLAPESAVNRLNSTILEEFLAENFTAPRMVLAASGVEHEELVSIAEPLLSDVAKASGTSVPKSDYTGGDYRCQADSGDNRTHFALAFEFPKGWSDEKSAMILTVLQMLMGGGGAFSAGGPGKGMYSRLYLRVLHDYPQIESFTAFSNIYHHTGIFGIQATTSSNFAPKAIDLAVNELIAVASPGQVDQMQLDRAKQSTKSAMLMNLESRMIASEDIGRQILTYGNRKPLEDFLKIVDSVTLQDITQTAQKLLSSPLTMASYGDVISMPTYDSVSRKFKSK, encoded by the exons GGTCGCACAATCAGTAGCTCACCTAAGAGATTTGCAAGTGCTTCTGCTGTTGGTGCTGTACAGTCATCCTCGTCAGGTGGAATCTTCGGCTGGTTGTTTGGTGATAAGTCTAAGACTTTGCCTCTAGAATTCCCACTTCCAGGGGTTGAACTCCCTTCCACATTGCCTGATTATGTTGCACCTGGAGAAACTAAGATTACAACTCTCTCAAATGGCATAAAAATTGCATCCGAAACGTCAGCG AATCCTGCAGCATCAATAGGGCTTTATGTTAACTCTGGTTCAATCTACGAGTCTCCCGCCTCATTTGGGGCCACACATCTACTAGAGAGAATGGCATTTAAAAGCACAAGAAACCGTAGCCACTTGCGTATTGTGCGTGAAGTTGAGGCAATTGGCGGAATTGTGCAAGCCTCAGCATCACGGGAGCAGATGGGGTACACCTTTGATGCTCTGAAGACGTATGTTCCTGAGATGGTGGAGTTACTTGTTGATTCTGTGAGGAATCCTGTCTTTCTTGATTGGGAAGTCAATGAACAA CTTCAAAAGGTCAAAGAAGATATTGCTGAAGCTTCCAAAAACCCTCAAGGCTTGCTTTTGGAAGCAATTCACTCTGCTGGTTTTTCTGGTCCTTTGGCAAATCCTCTTTTGGCACCTGAATCTGCAGTAAATAGATTGAATAGTACGATCTTGGAGGAATTTTTAGCT GAAAATTTCACTGCTCCTCGAATGGTGCTTGCGGCTTCTGGTGTTGAACATGAGGAATTGGTATCAATTGCAGAGCCGCTTTTGTCCGACGTAGCCAAAGCTAGTGGAACTTCAGTACCAAAATCCGACTACACAGGAGGTGATTATCGTTGTCAAGCTGATTCAGGG GACAACAGAACCCATTTTGCTCTCGCATTTGAATTTCCCAAGGGCTGGTCTGATGAAAAGAGTGCCATGATCTTGACTGTTCTTCAG ATGCTAATGGGTGGAGGTGGAGCATTCTCAGCTGGTGGTCCTGGAAAGGGAATGTACTCAAGGCTAT ATCTACGGGTTTTGCATGACTATCCACAAATTGAATCATTCACAGCATTCAGCAACATTTACCATCACACTGGCATATTTGGCATCCAAGCTACCACT AGCTCTAATTTTGCACCAAAAGCCATAGATTTAGCAGTCAATGAGCTCATTGCTGTGGCTTCACCAGGCCAAG TTGATCAGATGCAGCTAGATCGTGCGAAACAGTCAACAAAGTCTGCTATGTTGATGAATTTGGAATCCAGG ATGATCGCTTCAGAGGACATTGGTCGACAAATTTTGACGTATGGTAACAG GAAACCCTTGGAAGATTTCCTGAAGATTGTAGATTCAGTTACACTGCAAGATATTACTCAAACAGCACAAAAGCTGCTTTCTTCTCCTCTCACAATGGCATCATATGGAGACG TTATCAGCATGCCAACCTATGACTCGGTTAGCAGGAAGTTCAAATCGAAATGA